The following are from one region of the Paenibacillus sp. JZ16 genome:
- the gltB gene encoding glutamate synthase large subunit codes for MKHTDFPQKQGLYDPQFEKDACGMGFVAHIKGKPSHEIVSSALTMLANMEHRGGQGSEPNSGDGAGIMLQIPHSFFSAEAAKLGFELPEAGHYGAGMLFLSHDPAVRSAHEDQLASIIAEEGQTLLGFRDVPTHDEMLGKSAKAAKPYVRQVFIGRSSDIQDDLSFERKLYVIRRRAELAIRYSGKPEGDSFYVSSLSCRKIVYKGMLTTEQVGEFYLDLQQEGLESAIALIHSRFSTNTFPSWERAHPYRFMIHNGEINTLRGNVNWMHARQSLFEHELFGSDLEKVKPVINPDGSDTGMFDNTFEFLYLSGRSLPHVAMMMVPEPWSNHESMDKTKKAFYEYHSTLMEPWDGPAAMAFTDGVQIGATLDRNGLRPSRYYVTKDDLIILSSEAGVLDIPPENVLYKDRLRPGRMLLVDTKEGRIISDEEVKASIAAELPYSEWLDEHLVELHDLPDAPELPDPKHENVRQLQQAFGYTYEELRKVIEPMAITGAEAVASMGYDAPLAVLSDRPQRLFNYFKQMFAQVTNPPIDAIREELVTSTATTIGPERNLLKPEPESCRHIRLDSPVLSNEDFAKLRHVRRPGFKSMTIPIFFPAAEGAEGLRQAINTLCEAADRVIAKGHNILILSDRGVDKDNAAIPSLLAVSSLHHHLIRQGTRTKVAILLESGEPREVHHYALLLGYGVSAVNPYLAFETLDDMIAEGMLRGISHEKAVKNYIKAASKSVVKVLSKMGISTIQSYRGAQIFEAVGLKEDFVESYFTRTPSRIGGIGLEEVAKETLAHHERAFTDKDGNDKALDSAGEYQWRADGEEHLFNPRTIHLLQQAVRTNDYATYKKYAELVKGENEQHLTLRSLLEIKPVGEPVPLDEVESVESIMRRFKTGAMSFGSISKEAHESLAIGMNRIGGKSNTGEGGEDPARFIPDANGDSRRSAIKQVASGRFGVTSNYLVNADEIQIKMAQGAKPGEGGQLPGRKVYPWVAEVRGSTPGVGLISPPPHHDIYSIEDLAELIYDLKNSNPRADINVKLVSEVGVGTIAAGVAKGRADIILVSGYDGGTGASPQGSIRHAGMPWELGLAETHQTLIMNNLRDRVVLETDGKMLNGRDLVVAALLGAEEYGFSTAPLVAIGCIMMRVCQMDTCPVGVATQNPELRKNFTGDPEHVANFMRFVAQDMRELMAELGFRTINEMIGRTDCLDAVKADHHWKKKGVDISALLYTPELPEGSTRYRSQRQNHGLEETLDMRSLLGSAAPALESGAAVEGTFPITNVDRAVGTILGSEVTRKYGAAGLPEDTIRFNFVGSAGQSFGAFVPKGMTLTVEGDANDYIGKGLSGGKLIVKPSPKATFKAEENIIAGNTAFYGATGGEAYVRGIAGERFAVRNSGASIVVEGVGDHGCEYMTGGRVVVLGETGRNFAAGMSGGVAYVYDPEGTFVDRCNLEMVLLERVEETAEAEALHHLIRQHEQYTGSVPAQQILGDWDQALSRFVRIIPKDYKRMLLHIEKAQDQGLAGEAALLAAFEANMKELARTGN; via the coding sequence ATGAAACATACTGATTTTCCCCAGAAACAGGGCCTCTATGATCCGCAGTTTGAAAAAGATGCTTGCGGTATGGGTTTTGTTGCCCATATCAAAGGTAAGCCATCCCATGAAATCGTTAGCAGCGCGCTGACCATGCTTGCCAATATGGAGCATCGCGGCGGACAGGGCAGCGAGCCGAACTCCGGTGACGGCGCTGGGATTATGCTGCAAATTCCTCACTCCTTCTTCTCCGCCGAAGCAGCGAAGCTGGGCTTTGAGCTTCCGGAAGCCGGGCATTATGGTGCCGGCATGCTGTTCCTATCCCATGACCCTGCCGTCCGTTCGGCCCATGAGGATCAGTTGGCTTCGATTATTGCTGAAGAAGGCCAGACCCTCCTTGGATTCCGCGATGTCCCGACGCATGATGAAATGCTGGGTAAATCGGCAAAAGCGGCAAAGCCGTACGTCCGCCAAGTGTTCATCGGACGAAGCTCCGACATTCAGGATGATCTCTCGTTTGAGCGCAAGCTGTATGTCATCCGCCGCCGCGCCGAGCTGGCTATCCGTTACAGCGGCAAGCCCGAAGGCGACAGCTTCTATGTATCCAGCCTGTCCTGCCGGAAGATCGTATACAAAGGCATGTTAACGACGGAGCAGGTAGGGGAATTTTACCTGGATCTGCAGCAAGAGGGATTGGAATCCGCTATTGCGCTGATTCACTCCCGTTTCAGTACGAACACGTTCCCAAGCTGGGAACGCGCGCATCCGTACCGCTTCATGATTCACAACGGCGAGATCAACACACTGCGCGGGAATGTAAACTGGATGCACGCCCGTCAATCGCTGTTCGAGCATGAACTGTTCGGAAGCGATCTCGAGAAGGTTAAACCTGTCATCAACCCGGACGGATCCGATACCGGGATGTTCGATAATACATTTGAATTCCTGTATCTCAGCGGTCGTTCCCTGCCGCATGTGGCCATGATGATGGTCCCTGAGCCATGGAGCAACCATGAGAGCATGGACAAGACCAAAAAAGCATTCTATGAATACCACAGCACGCTGATGGAGCCATGGGACGGCCCGGCTGCGATGGCGTTCACGGACGGCGTTCAGATCGGGGCTACCCTGGACCGGAACGGACTGCGTCCATCCCGTTATTATGTAACAAAGGATGATCTGATCATTCTGTCCTCCGAAGCGGGCGTTCTGGATATTCCGCCGGAAAACGTGCTGTACAAGGACCGCTTGCGTCCTGGCCGGATGCTGCTCGTTGACACGAAGGAAGGCCGGATCATCTCTGACGAAGAGGTCAAAGCAAGCATCGCCGCGGAACTTCCGTACTCTGAATGGCTGGATGAGCATCTGGTAGAGCTTCATGATCTCCCTGACGCGCCGGAGCTGCCGGATCCGAAGCATGAAAATGTACGTCAGCTGCAGCAAGCCTTCGGTTACACGTATGAGGAGCTGCGCAAAGTCATTGAGCCGATGGCGATCACGGGTGCGGAAGCTGTCGCATCCATGGGATACGATGCACCGCTTGCGGTGTTGTCCGACCGTCCGCAGCGGCTGTTCAACTACTTCAAGCAGATGTTCGCCCAGGTGACGAACCCGCCGATTGATGCGATTCGTGAAGAACTGGTCACTTCAACGGCAACAACGATCGGTCCGGAGCGCAATCTGCTGAAGCCCGAGCCCGAGAGCTGCCGTCACATCCGTCTGGATTCGCCGGTGCTATCGAATGAAGATTTTGCGAAGCTGCGCCACGTTCGCCGTCCCGGCTTCAAGTCCATGACCATTCCGATATTCTTCCCGGCAGCGGAAGGAGCAGAAGGGCTTCGTCAAGCGATCAATACCCTCTGCGAGGCAGCGGACCGGGTTATTGCCAAGGGTCATAACATCTTGATTTTGTCGGACCGCGGGGTGGATAAAGATAATGCAGCGATTCCATCGCTGCTTGCCGTATCGTCACTCCACCATCATCTGATCCGTCAGGGAACCCGGACCAAGGTGGCGATCCTGCTTGAATCCGGTGAGCCTCGCGAAGTACATCATTACGCCCTGCTGCTCGGATACGGCGTGAGCGCGGTCAACCCGTATCTGGCGTTCGAAACATTGGATGACATGATTGCGGAAGGCATGCTTCGCGGGATCTCGCATGAGAAAGCCGTGAAGAATTACATTAAAGCGGCAAGCAAGAGCGTCGTTAAAGTTTTATCGAAAATGGGGATTTCCACGATCCAATCATATCGCGGAGCCCAAATCTTTGAGGCTGTCGGCCTCAAAGAAGATTTCGTAGAAAGCTATTTCACACGGACGCCGTCCCGGATCGGGGGGATCGGTCTTGAAGAAGTGGCTAAGGAAACCCTGGCTCATCACGAGCGTGCCTTTACTGATAAGGACGGGAACGATAAAGCGCTGGATTCAGCGGGCGAATATCAATGGAGAGCTGACGGGGAAGAGCATTTGTTCAACCCGAGGACCATCCATTTGCTGCAGCAGGCTGTCCGCACCAATGACTACGCAACCTACAAGAAATACGCAGAGCTTGTGAAAGGTGAGAATGAGCAGCATCTTACGCTGCGCTCACTGCTCGAAATTAAGCCGGTCGGCGAGCCGGTACCACTGGATGAGGTTGAATCCGTAGAATCCATCATGCGCCGATTCAAGACGGGCGCGATGTCATTCGGCTCGATCAGCAAGGAAGCGCATGAGAGCCTTGCGATCGGGATGAACCGCATCGGAGGCAAGAGCAATACGGGTGAAGGCGGAGAGGATCCGGCCCGTTTCATTCCGGATGCCAACGGCGATTCCCGCCGCAGCGCCATCAAGCAGGTGGCTTCGGGACGTTTCGGCGTAACCTCCAACTACCTGGTGAACGCAGACGAAATCCAGATTAAGATGGCGCAGGGCGCGAAGCCGGGCGAGGGCGGACAGCTCCCGGGCCGTAAAGTGTATCCTTGGGTAGCCGAGGTTCGCGGTTCGACGCCGGGTGTTGGCCTGATCTCGCCGCCGCCGCATCATGATATCTACTCCATTGAGGATTTGGCAGAGCTTATTTACGACCTGAAGAACTCCAATCCGCGTGCGGATATCAACGTGAAGCTCGTATCCGAGGTGGGTGTGGGCACGATCGCTGCAGGTGTTGCGAAGGGCCGCGCGGATATCATTCTGGTCAGCGGTTACGATGGCGGTACGGGGGCTTCGCCGCAAGGCTCGATCCGTCATGCCGGTATGCCTTGGGAGCTTGGCCTTGCCGAAACCCATCAGACGCTCATCATGAACAATCTGCGTGACCGGGTCGTGCTCGAGACAGATGGCAAAATGCTGAACGGACGCGACTTGGTGGTAGCGGCTCTGCTTGGAGCCGAAGAGTATGGGTTCTCTACGGCACCATTGGTTGCCATCGGGTGTATCATGATGCGTGTGTGTCAAATGGACACCTGCCCGGTTGGCGTAGCCACTCAGAATCCGGAGCTGCGTAAGAACTTTACAGGAGATCCGGAGCATGTTGCCAACTTTATGCGCTTTGTCGCTCAAGACATGCGCGAGCTGATGGCAGAGCTGGGTTTCCGCACCATTAATGAGATGATTGGACGTACCGACTGCCTGGATGCCGTCAAAGCGGATCATCACTGGAAGAAGAAAGGCGTGGATATCTCCGCATTGCTGTATACGCCGGAGCTTCCGGAAGGCAGCACTCGCTATCGCAGTCAAAGACAGAATCATGGCTTGGAAGAAACGCTGGATATGCGTTCGCTGCTTGGCAGCGCTGCGCCTGCATTGGAATCGGGAGCGGCGGTGGAAGGCACCTTCCCAATCACAAACGTGGATCGTGCAGTGGGTACGATTCTGGGCAGTGAAGTCACGCGCAAATACGGCGCTGCCGGACTGCCGGAAGACACGATTCGTTTTAACTTCGTGGGGTCCGCAGGCCAGAGCTTTGGTGCCTTTGTGCCAAAAGGGATGACACTGACGGTTGAAGGAGATGCGAATGACTATATCGGTAAAGGCCTTTCCGGCGGCAAACTGATCGTGAAGCCGTCACCGAAAGCAACCTTCAAAGCCGAGGAGAATATCATTGCCGGTAATACCGCGTTTTATGGTGCTACAGGCGGCGAAGCCTACGTAAGAGGCATTGCCGGCGAGCGCTTTGCCGTTCGTAACTCGGGTGCGAGCATTGTGGTTGAAGGCGTCGGCGATCATGGCTGTGAATACATGACCGGCGGCCGGGTAGTCGTTCTCGGTGAAACCGGACGAAACTTCGCGGCCGGTATGTCCGGTGGGGTTGCCTACGTCTATGATCCTGAAGGAACTTTTGTGGATCGCTGCAATCTGGAAATGGTACTTCTTGAGCGCGTAGAGGAAACAGCAGAAGCGGAAGCACTCCATCATCTTATCCGGCAGCATGAGCAGTACACGGGCAGTGTGCCTGCACAGCAAATTCTGGGGGATTGGGATCAGGCGCTGAGCCGCTTTGTCCGTATCATTCCGAAGGATTACAAACGCATGCTGCTGCATATCGAGAAGGCTCAAGACCAAGGGCTGGCAGGTGAAGCTGCGCTTCTCGCCGCATTTGAAGCAAATATGAAAGAGTTGGCTCGTACAGGGAACTAA
- a CDS encoding YhgE/Pip domain-containing protein: MKSLSVFAKDLGAAVRNKKILIPIIAVLFIPVMYSGMFLGAFWDPYGKMEDLPVAVVNNDQGAVFEGKTLHAGEDLVAELKKGKDFNWQFVNRQEAEQGMQDNKYYMTISIPENFSQQATTLMDEHPQPAQIVFEPNEGYNFLAAQIGGSAVKQIQSKVSAKVTEAYTETLFDQAAKVSDGLSEAGDGATKISEGAVKLDDGAVKLKENLAKLVSGTQELQDGIAPLTKGVQELNNGAGKLNAGAGTLASGLDQLKAGHSKLQAGAEEASKGGAKLQAGIESAAAGSTTLNEGLQANQAGASQLAAGAKSAHEGSSSLKAGLNQSLEATASLEQGAKAVADGLKKLAESNPELAQSPEVQQLLAASQSVATGTSGLNAGQKQLAQGAAELNQGTLQLQEGAGKLSAGASQLAEGGKQLAAGGQELLAGAKQLSAGQSQLADGMKLFGTKLSEAAAGGKQLASGAATLSQGTQQLAGGAGKLGNGVTTLADGSKKLDSGAGELVNGMNELKEGSGELAGKLNEAADKTGDIKTTDETVTMFAGPVQVEEHKVNEVPNYGTGFAPYFLSLGLFVGALLCTIILPIREASVPNASGWNRFVSRTLSFAGMGLIQALLASVVMLYGLKLEVQSVPLFYLFSIITSLSFMFLVQMFVTWLDQPGRFVVIVILILQLTTSAGTFPVELIPNWMKALNPLLPMTYSVKGYKDVISTGSFDGMWANVGVLAGFGLVFLALTAVYFLATRNNKKAADTDTALTA, translated from the coding sequence ATGAAGTCATTATCTGTATTTGCAAAAGATCTTGGCGCTGCCGTTCGGAATAAAAAAATATTGATTCCGATCATCGCGGTGCTGTTCATACCGGTCATGTACAGCGGTATGTTCCTCGGGGCCTTCTGGGACCCGTACGGCAAGATGGAGGATTTGCCCGTTGCGGTCGTCAATAACGACCAGGGCGCTGTTTTTGAAGGAAAGACGCTGCACGCCGGCGAGGATTTGGTTGCCGAGCTGAAGAAGGGAAAAGATTTTAATTGGCAATTCGTTAATCGGCAGGAAGCGGAGCAGGGCATGCAGGATAACAAGTACTACATGACCATCAGCATCCCCGAGAATTTCTCCCAGCAGGCGACAACTTTAATGGATGAACATCCGCAGCCTGCGCAGATCGTATTTGAGCCGAATGAAGGCTACAACTTCCTGGCGGCCCAGATCGGCGGATCTGCGGTGAAGCAGATTCAGTCCAAGGTGTCCGCGAAAGTGACGGAAGCCTATACGGAAACCCTGTTCGATCAAGCAGCCAAGGTATCCGATGGCTTGAGCGAAGCGGGAGACGGTGCAACCAAGATATCCGAAGGTGCCGTGAAGCTGGATGACGGTGCCGTGAAGCTGAAGGAAAATCTGGCTAAACTCGTCAGCGGCACACAGGAGCTTCAGGATGGAATCGCGCCTTTGACCAAAGGCGTGCAGGAGCTGAATAACGGTGCAGGCAAGTTGAACGCAGGAGCGGGTACGCTCGCTTCCGGCTTGGATCAGCTTAAAGCGGGTCACAGCAAGCTGCAAGCAGGAGCTGAGGAAGCAAGCAAGGGCGGTGCCAAGCTGCAAGCGGGAATTGAATCTGCCGCTGCCGGCAGCACCACTCTGAATGAAGGCCTGCAAGCCAACCAAGCAGGGGCTTCCCAGCTTGCGGCAGGCGCGAAAAGCGCTCATGAAGGCAGCAGCAGCCTGAAAGCCGGGCTGAATCAATCGCTGGAGGCTACGGCTTCATTGGAGCAAGGCGCTAAGGCCGTTGCAGACGGATTGAAGAAGCTGGCTGAAAGCAATCCGGAGCTGGCGCAGAGTCCGGAGGTTCAGCAGCTGCTGGCAGCGAGCCAATCCGTTGCCACCGGCACAAGCGGGCTGAATGCCGGCCAGAAACAGCTCGCACAAGGCGCAGCCGAGCTGAATCAAGGCACGCTGCAGCTGCAGGAAGGCGCCGGCAAGCTGAGCGCGGGAGCGAGTCAGCTGGCTGAAGGCGGCAAACAGCTCGCAGCTGGCGGTCAAGAGCTGCTGGCAGGTGCCAAACAGCTGAGCGCCGGCCAAAGCCAATTGGCTGACGGCATGAAGCTGTTCGGCACGAAGCTGAGCGAAGCGGCAGCTGGAGGTAAACAGCTCGCAAGCGGAGCTGCCACCCTTTCGCAAGGGACGCAGCAGCTTGCAGGAGGAGCGGGCAAGCTCGGAAATGGCGTTACAACGCTAGCCGACGGCTCGAAAAAGCTGGATTCCGGAGCCGGTGAGCTGGTAAACGGGATGAATGAATTGAAGGAAGGCAGCGGAGAGCTTGCAGGCAAGCTGAACGAGGCTGCCGACAAGACAGGCGATATCAAAACAACTGACGAAACGGTCACCATGTTTGCCGGACCGGTACAGGTTGAAGAGCACAAGGTGAACGAAGTGCCGAACTACGGTACGGGATTCGCGCCATACTTCCTGTCGCTCGGTTTGTTTGTCGGAGCCTTGCTCTGTACGATTATCCTGCCGATCCGCGAAGCATCGGTACCGAACGCATCGGGTTGGAACCGGTTTGTCAGCCGTACGCTTTCCTTTGCCGGAATGGGATTGATTCAAGCGCTGCTGGCATCGGTCGTTATGCTGTACGGATTGAAGCTTGAGGTGCAGAGCGTTCCACTCTTCTATCTCTTCTCCATCATCACGAGTTTGTCGTTCATGTTCCTGGTGCAAATGTTTGTAACCTGGCTGGATCAGCCTGGACGCTTCGTCGTCATCGTTATCCTGATCCTCCAATTGACTACAAGCGCAGGCACGTTCCCGGTAGAGCTGATTCCGAACTGGATGAAGGCATTGAATCCGCTGCTGCCGATGACTTACAGCGTAAAAGGCTACAAGGACGTCATATCCACAGGAAGTTTCGACGGCATGTGGGCGAATGTGGGTGTACTGGCCGGATTCGGTCTCGTATTCCTGGCTCTGACCGCCGTGTACTTCCTGGCTACCCGAAACAACAAGAAAGCAGCAGACACCGATACAGCGTTGACTGCATAA
- a CDS encoding TetR/AcrR family transcriptional regulator codes for MSAVDRRKQVLDAASKSFALFGYKATTMEQVAKIANVGKGTIYTFFTNKDELFDEILLSAIMEMKRIAEREIRKDRDFFDNLYRVLDALLEFRGEHELFIKLSQEVRDIGTPKAHEGLTKVENGIVGYLEGIVEQAISIGELKPLDAQVVSFVMLKLYVALTTDFNQLHKPLSKEQIKEYMMVFLADGLKATS; via the coding sequence ATGTCAGCTGTGGACCGTCGGAAGCAGGTGCTGGATGCTGCCTCCAAGTCGTTTGCTTTGTTCGGATATAAAGCGACGACGATGGAACAGGTGGCGAAGATTGCAAATGTAGGGAAAGGTACGATCTACACGTTTTTCACGAATAAGGATGAGCTGTTTGACGAGATTTTGCTGTCGGCCATTATGGAGATGAAGCGTATTGCCGAGCGGGAGATCCGGAAGGACAGAGATTTCTTCGACAATCTGTATCGGGTGCTGGATGCGCTGCTTGAATTCCGAGGCGAGCATGAGCTGTTCATTAAGCTATCGCAAGAGGTACGGGATATTGGCACGCCGAAGGCGCATGAAGGGTTGACGAAGGTGGAGAACGGGATCGTCGGATATCTCGAGGGAATTGTGGAGCAGGCCATATCGATCGGTGAGCTCAAGCCGCTGGATGCTCAAGTGGTATCCTTCGTGATGCTGAAACTGTACGTTGCCCTCACGACGGACTTCAATCAGCTTCACAAGCCGCTGAGCAAGGAACAGATCAAGGAATATATGATGGTGTTCTTGGCTGACGGATTGAAGGCTACTTCATAA
- a CDS encoding MGDG synthase family glycosyltransferase produces MRYTRVLLFSEGFGTGHTQAAYALAEGIQRMNPGIHCRVIELGNFLNPTVGPLILSAYRKTVSTRPRLVGMLYRSQYKKSLNRLTRLALHRIFYAQAQQVIEQLKPDLIICTHPFPNAVVSRLKRQGLEVPLYTLITDYDAHGTWVNPEVDEYLVSTPHVKQMLLRRDIQPEFVHVTGIPVHPKFWERGNREALQAELHLKNMPTVLIMGGGWGLVFNKELLSKLASRADDIQLVFCMGQNEKLVASMREDPIFQHPNIHVLGYREDIHNLMEVSDLLITKPGGMTCTEGAAKGIPMLFYEPIPGQEEVNSHFFVSEGYAEILDSPSVIDKWLNLLSDHYDQVSTKRNGAGRRRIPHLEPDHCASQVMELLTEGRMPDHREEAVKLLADQP; encoded by the coding sequence ATGCGATATACAAGAGTGCTCCTCTTTTCCGAGGGTTTCGGCACAGGTCATACGCAAGCAGCGTATGCGCTGGCTGAAGGTATACAACGGATGAATCCCGGCATCCACTGCCGCGTCATTGAGCTTGGCAATTTTTTGAATCCAACCGTGGGGCCGTTAATCTTATCCGCTTATCGAAAAACCGTCAGCACCCGTCCGCGCCTTGTCGGCATGCTGTACCGTTCGCAATATAAGAAATCGCTAAACCGTTTGACGCGGCTCGCGCTGCACCGTATATTCTACGCGCAGGCTCAGCAGGTCATCGAGCAGCTGAAACCGGATCTTATCATATGTACCCACCCCTTCCCTAACGCCGTGGTCTCCCGCCTGAAGCGTCAGGGACTCGAGGTTCCGCTCTATACGCTGATTACCGACTATGATGCCCATGGCACCTGGGTCAATCCGGAAGTGGACGAATATCTCGTATCAACGCCTCATGTGAAACAAATGCTGCTGCGGCGGGACATTCAGCCCGAATTCGTTCATGTGACCGGCATTCCGGTGCATCCCAAGTTCTGGGAAAGGGGCAATCGAGAAGCGCTTCAAGCCGAGCTTCACTTAAAAAACATGCCAACCGTATTGATTATGGGGGGCGGTTGGGGTCTCGTATTCAACAAGGAGCTGCTCAGCAAGCTGGCCAGCAGGGCCGATGATATCCAGCTGGTCTTCTGTATGGGACAGAACGAGAAACTGGTTGCCAGCATGCGCGAGGACCCGATCTTTCAGCATCCCAACATTCATGTTCTCGGGTACCGCGAAGATATACATAACCTCATGGAAGTGTCGGATTTGCTCATTACCAAGCCAGGCGGGATGACGTGTACAGAGGGAGCCGCCAAGGGAATTCCCATGCTGTTCTATGAGCCTATCCCGGGACAAGAAGAAGTGAATTCCCATTTCTTTGTCAGCGAAGGTTATGCGGAAATTTTGGACTCTCCTTCCGTGATCGACAAATGGCTGAACCTGCTGTCCGATCATTATGATCAGGTGAGTACGAAACGTAATGGAGCCGGCCGGCGGCGCATACCGCATCTGGAGCCCGACCACTGCGCCAGCCAGGTGATGGAATTGCTGACCGAAGGGCGCATGCCCGATCATCGTGAGGAAGCCGTCAAACTGTTGGCGGACCAGCCCTAA
- a CDS encoding metal-dependent hydrolase, with translation MNITYYGHSSILVEEGGVRVIIDPLLSGNPGSGIEPKDVKVDAVVLTHGHSDHFGDCIEIAKQNDCPIIAVYELAVYCGSLGAKSHGMNIGGSAQFDGFKVKFTPAFHSSSISVGDTWIYAGQPGGVILTMGGKTFYHAGDTSLFGDMRLIGEMNRIDAAALPIGDLLTMGPQDALLAAQWIRAKHVIPVHYDTFPGIKQDAGAFCDELAKTGIQGHPLKAGETLEI, from the coding sequence ATGAATATTACGTATTACGGCCATTCTAGCATTTTGGTGGAAGAAGGCGGAGTTCGTGTGATCATCGACCCGCTGCTATCAGGGAATCCAGGCTCCGGCATTGAGCCCAAGGACGTCAAGGTGGATGCGGTTGTGCTGACGCATGGGCACTCCGATCATTTTGGCGACTGCATCGAGATAGCGAAGCAGAATGATTGCCCGATTATCGCAGTCTATGAACTCGCCGTGTATTGCGGCAGCCTGGGTGCCAAATCCCATGGAATGAACATCGGCGGAAGCGCGCAATTCGATGGCTTTAAGGTGAAGTTTACCCCGGCCTTTCATTCTTCATCCATTTCGGTAGGGGACACCTGGATCTATGCAGGGCAGCCTGGTGGCGTCATTCTGACGATGGGCGGGAAAACATTCTATCATGCGGGCGATACGAGTTTGTTTGGCGATATGCGGCTGATCGGAGAGATGAACCGTATTGATGCAGCTGCGCTGCCGATTGGGGATTTATTGACGATGGGCCCACAGGACGCCCTGTTGGCCGCACAGTGGATTCGTGCGAAGCATGTAATCCCAGTCCATTATGACACGTTCCCGGGCATTAAACAGGATGCTGGGGCCTTCTGCGACGAACTAGCCAAAACAGGCATTCAGGGACATCCATTGAAGGCTGGAGAAACGCTGGAAATCTAG
- a CDS encoding cell wall hydrolase: MVMKVLRQNRWVALLIGALFVSLSLISLLGMQTKAEGEEQQQDMPKFVTAAPAPVNDPDLSVKDASTKQDREPVNILSSIVFQEWNKPGSKSHAFSKSKGIGLAENGYWNSQQALKAADEKKKPSKSQAADGKPAKQKGTHVVKSQTESLSPPTTLFFTRTNTLTQDQKAKATWTYDLSAEELLLLQKIVMAEAEGEPYEGKVAVANVVLNRLRSANFPDTITDVIYQKHQFSPVANGRLKRVKPNKETIKSVNAALHGQKEVKDDTYFFLSLKLAQDLTVHHSRTFVKKIGNHSFYK, translated from the coding sequence ATGGTTATGAAAGTGCTACGGCAAAATCGCTGGGTTGCGCTGCTCATCGGAGCGCTCTTTGTGAGTTTGTCTCTTATAAGTTTACTTGGAATGCAGACAAAGGCGGAAGGGGAAGAACAGCAGCAGGATATGCCAAAGTTCGTGACGGCTGCCCCGGCTCCTGTAAATGACCCTGATCTATCCGTAAAAGACGCGAGTACCAAACAGGATAGGGAACCTGTCAATATTTTGTCTTCAATTGTTTTCCAAGAGTGGAATAAGCCGGGGAGCAAGAGTCATGCTTTTTCAAAGTCAAAAGGCATAGGTTTGGCTGAAAACGGATATTGGAACTCGCAACAAGCATTGAAGGCTGCAGATGAGAAAAAGAAACCATCGAAATCTCAGGCTGCGGACGGGAAACCGGCAAAACAAAAGGGGACGCATGTCGTCAAATCTCAGACTGAAAGCTTATCACCCCCCACAACTTTATTCTTCACAAGAACAAATACGTTAACCCAGGATCAGAAAGCCAAAGCGACCTGGACCTATGATTTGTCAGCTGAAGAACTGCTTCTGCTCCAGAAGATTGTCATGGCAGAGGCGGAAGGCGAACCGTACGAAGGCAAAGTAGCCGTTGCTAACGTTGTCTTAAACCGGCTGCGGTCCGCTAATTTTCCCGATACGATTACCGATGTCATCTATCAAAAGCACCAATTTAGTCCTGTAGCGAACGGGCGTCTTAAACGTGTCAAGCCGAACAAAGAGACGATTAAATCCGTGAATGCGGCACTTCACGGCCAAAAAGAGGTAAAGGACGATACGTACTTCTTCCTGTCTTTGAAGCTGGCTCAGGACCTGACGGTGCATCATTCAAGAACATTTGTTAAAAAAATAGGAAATCACTCTTTTTACAAGTAG